The Elephas maximus indicus isolate mEleMax1 chromosome 19, mEleMax1 primary haplotype, whole genome shotgun sequence genome contains a region encoding:
- the LOC126062079 gene encoding keratin, type I cytoskeletal 16 isoform X3 yields the protein MTTCSRQFTSSSSLKGSCGIGGGSGRISSVLTAGSCRAPSAYGGLSVTSSRFSSGGACGIGGGYGGVIAGDGGLLSGNEKITMQNLNDRLASYLDKVRALEEANADLEIKIRDWYQKQRPTEIKDYSPYFQTIEDLRNKIIRATIENAQPILQIDNARLAADDFRTKYEHELALRQSVEADINGLRRVLDELTLARTDLEMQIESLKEELVFMRKNHEEEMLILRGQTGGDVNVEMDAAPGVDLSRILNEMRDQYEQIAEKNRRDAEAWFLSKTEELNREVASNSELVQSSRTEVTELRRVLQGLEIELQSQLSMKASLENSLEETKGRYCMQLAQIQDMISSVEEQLAQLRCEMEQQNQEYQILLDVKTRLEQEIATYRRLLEGEDAQ from the exons ATGACTACCTGCAGCCGCCAGTTCACCTCCTCCAGCTCCCTGAAGGGCTCCTGTGGCATCGGCGGCGGCTCCGGCCGCATCTCCTCTGTCCTGACTGCAGGCTCCTGCCGGGCCCCCAGTGCCTATGGGGGTCTGTCAGTCACCTCCTCCCGCTTCTCTTCTGGGGGAGCCTGCGGAATAGGGGGTGGCTATGGCGGTG TCATTGCTGGTGATGGCGGCCTCCTCTCTGGCAATGAGAAGATCACCATGCAGAACCTCAATGACCGCCTGGCCTCCTACCTGGACAAGGTGCGTGCCCTGGAGGAGGCCAATGCTGACCTGGAGATAAAGATCCGTGACTGGTACCAGAAGCAGCGGCCCactgagatcaaagactacagcccctACTTCCAGACCATCGAGGACCTGAGGAACAAG ATCATCAGGGCCACCATTGAGAATGCCCAGCCTATTCTGCAGATCGATAACGCCAGGCTGGCAGCTGATGACTTCAGGACCAA GTACGAGCATGAGCTGGCACTGCGCCAGAGTGTAGAAGCCGACATCAACGGCCTGCGCAGGGTGCTGGATGAGCTGACCCTGGCCAGAACTGACCTGGAGATGCAGATTGAGAGCCTGAAGGAGGAGCTGGTCTTTATGAGGAAGAACCACGAGGAG GAGATGCTTATCCTGCGGGGTCAGACTGGCGGGGATGTCAACGTGGAGATGGACGCAGCTCCCGGTGTGGACCTGAGTCGCATCCTGAACGAGATGCGTGACCAGTATGAGCAAATCGCGGAGAAGAACCGCAGAGACGCTGAGGCCTGGTTCCTGAGCAAG ACTGAGGAGCTGAACAGAGAAGTGGCCTCTAACAGCGAACTGGTGCAGAGCAGCCGAACCGAAGTGACTGAGCTCCGGAGGGTGTTGCAAGGCCTGGAGATCGAGCTGCAGTCCCAGCTCAGCATG AAAGCGTCCCTGGAGAACAGTCTGGAGGAGACCAAAGGCCGCTACTGCATGCAGCTGGCCCAGATCCAGGACATGATCAGCAGCGTGGAGGAGCAGCTGGCACAGCTGCGCTGCGAGATGGAACAACAGAACCAGGAATACCAGATCCTGCTGGATGTGAAGACACGCCTGGAGCAGGAGATTGCCACCTACCGCCGCCTGCTGGAGGGCGAGGATGCCCAGTGA
- the LOC126062079 gene encoding keratin, type I cytoskeletal 16 isoform X2 has translation MTTCSRQFTSSSSLKGSCGIGGGSGRISSVLTAGSCRAPSAYGGLSSSFGGALGSGFGGGYGGGLGAGFGGGFGAGFIAGDGGLLSGNEKITMQNLNDRLASYLDKVRALEEANADLEIKIRDWYQKQRPTEIKDYSPYFQTIEDLRNKIIRATIENAQPILQIDNARLAADDFRTKYEHELALRQSVEADINGLRRVLDELTLARTDLEMQIESLKEELVFMRKNHEEEMLILRGQTGGDVNVEMDAAPGVDLSRILNEMRDQYEQIAEKNRRDAEAWFLSKTEELNREVASNSELVQSSRTEVTELRRVLQGLEIELQSQLSMKASLENSLEETKGRYCMQLAQIQDMISSVEEQLAQLRCEMEQQNQEYQILLDVKTRLEQEIATYRRLLEGEDAQ, from the exons ATGACTACCTGCAGCCGCCAGTTCACCTCCTCCAGCTCCCTGAAGGGCTCCTGTGGCATCGGCGGCGGCTCCGGCCGCATCTCCTCTGTCCTGACTGCAGGCTCCTGCCGGGCCCCCAGTGCCTATGGGGGTCT CAGCAGCAGCTTTGGTGGGGCTCTGGGTAGTGGCTTTGGTGGAGGATACGGTGGTGGTCTTGGTGCTGGCTTTGGTGGTGGCTTTGGTGCTGGGTTCATTGCTGGTGATGGCGGCCTCCTCTCTGGCAATGAGAAGATCACCATGCAGAACCTCAATGACCGCCTGGCCTCCTACCTGGACAAGGTGCGTGCCCTGGAGGAGGCCAATGCTGACCTGGAGATAAAGATCCGTGACTGGTACCAGAAGCAGCGGCCCactgagatcaaagactacagcccctACTTCCAGACCATCGAGGACCTGAGGAACAAG ATCATCAGGGCCACCATTGAGAATGCCCAGCCTATTCTGCAGATCGATAACGCCAGGCTGGCAGCTGATGACTTCAGGACCAA GTACGAGCATGAGCTGGCACTGCGCCAGAGTGTAGAAGCCGACATCAACGGCCTGCGCAGGGTGCTGGATGAGCTGACCCTGGCCAGAACTGACCTGGAGATGCAGATTGAGAGCCTGAAGGAGGAGCTGGTCTTTATGAGGAAGAACCACGAGGAG GAGATGCTTATCCTGCGGGGTCAGACTGGCGGGGATGTCAACGTGGAGATGGACGCAGCTCCCGGTGTGGACCTGAGTCGCATCCTGAACGAGATGCGTGACCAGTATGAGCAAATCGCGGAGAAGAACCGCAGAGACGCTGAGGCCTGGTTCCTGAGCAAG ACTGAGGAGCTGAACAGAGAAGTGGCCTCTAACAGCGAACTGGTGCAGAGCAGCCGAACCGAAGTGACTGAGCTCCGGAGGGTGTTGCAAGGCCTGGAGATCGAGCTGCAGTCCCAGCTCAGCATG AAAGCGTCCCTGGAGAACAGTCTGGAGGAGACCAAAGGCCGCTACTGCATGCAGCTGGCCCAGATCCAGGACATGATCAGCAGCGTGGAGGAGCAGCTGGCACAGCTGCGCTGCGAGATGGAACAACAGAACCAGGAATACCAGATCCTGCTGGATGTGAAGACACGCCTGGAGCAGGAGATTGCCACCTACCGCCGCCTGCTGGAGGGCGAGGATGCCCAGTGA
- the LOC126062079 gene encoding keratin, type I cytoskeletal 16 isoform X1: MTTCSRQFTSSSSLKGSCGIGGGSGRISSVLTAGSCRAPSAYGGLSVTSSRFSSGGACGIGGGYGGGFSSSSFGGALGSGFGGGYGGGLGAGFGGGFGAGFIAGDGGLLSGNEKITMQNLNDRLASYLDKVRALEEANADLEIKIRDWYQKQRPTEIKDYSPYFQTIEDLRNKIIRATIENAQPILQIDNARLAADDFRTKYEHELALRQSVEADINGLRRVLDELTLARTDLEMQIESLKEELVFMRKNHEEEMLILRGQTGGDVNVEMDAAPGVDLSRILNEMRDQYEQIAEKNRRDAEAWFLSKTEELNREVASNSELVQSSRTEVTELRRVLQGLEIELQSQLSMKASLENSLEETKGRYCMQLAQIQDMISSVEEQLAQLRCEMEQQNQEYQILLDVKTRLEQEIATYRRLLEGEDAHLFSQQTTGQSYSSREVSSSSSSFSSSRQSRPILKE, translated from the exons ATGACTACCTGCAGCCGCCAGTTCACCTCCTCCAGCTCCCTGAAGGGCTCCTGTGGCATCGGCGGCGGCTCCGGCCGCATCTCCTCTGTCCTGACTGCAGGCTCCTGCCGGGCCCCCAGTGCCTATGGGGGTCTGTCAGTCACCTCCTCCCGCTTCTCTTCTGGGGGAGCCTGCGGAATAGGGGGTGGCTATGGCGGTGGCTTCAGCAGCAGCAGCTTTGGTGGGGCTCTGGGTAGTGGCTTTGGTGGAGGATACGGTGGTGGTCTTGGTGCTGGCTTTGGTGGTGGCTTTGGTGCTGGGTTCATTGCTGGTGATGGCGGCCTCCTCTCTGGCAATGAGAAGATCACCATGCAGAACCTCAATGACCGCCTGGCCTCCTACCTGGACAAGGTGCGTGCCCTGGAGGAGGCCAATGCTGACCTGGAGATAAAGATCCGTGACTGGTACCAGAAGCAGCGGCCCactgagatcaaagactacagcccctACTTCCAGACCATCGAGGACCTGAGGAACAAG ATCATCAGGGCCACCATTGAGAATGCCCAGCCTATTCTGCAGATCGATAACGCCAGGCTGGCAGCTGATGACTTCAGGACCAA GTACGAGCATGAGCTGGCACTGCGCCAGAGTGTAGAAGCCGACATCAACGGCCTGCGCAGGGTGCTGGATGAGCTGACCCTGGCCAGAACTGACCTGGAGATGCAGATTGAGAGCCTGAAGGAGGAGCTGGTCTTTATGAGGAAGAACCACGAGGAG GAGATGCTTATCCTGCGGGGTCAGACTGGCGGGGATGTCAACGTGGAGATGGACGCAGCTCCCGGTGTGGACCTGAGTCGCATCCTGAACGAGATGCGTGACCAGTATGAGCAAATCGCGGAGAAGAACCGCAGAGACGCTGAGGCCTGGTTCCTGAGCAAG ACTGAGGAGCTGAACAGAGAAGTGGCCTCTAACAGCGAACTGGTGCAGAGCAGCCGAACCGAAGTGACTGAGCTCCGGAGGGTGTTGCAAGGCCTGGAGATCGAGCTGCAGTCCCAGCTCAGCATG AAAGCGTCCCTGGAGAACAGTCTGGAGGAGACCAAAGGCCGCTACTGCATGCAGCTGGCCCAGATCCAGGACATGATCAGCAGCGTGGAGGAGCAGCTGGCACAGCTGCGCTGCGAGATGGAACAACAGAACCAGGAATACCAGATCCTGCTGGATGTGAAGACACGCCTGGAGCAGGAGATTGCCACCTACCGCCGCCTGCTGGAGGGCGAGGATGCCCA CCTCTTCTCCCAGCAAACGACTGGCCAGTCCTATTCTTCCCGCGAGG TCTCCTCTTCCTCGTCATCATTCTCCTCCAGCCGCCAGAGCCGGCCCATCCTCAAGGAGTAG